From the Solanum stenotomum isolate F172 chromosome 4, ASM1918654v1, whole genome shotgun sequence genome, one window contains:
- the LOC125861876 gene encoding probable arabinosyltransferase ARAD1 codes for MSLFIEKSMLASRFLSCLMAISISVLIVSSLSLVQFADNSFIPSSVYRLILANPNSSLYSTSCVESKTPFLPLETSFEKNAKSHNTTSYQASSSISNSSGCDTKQALLRVYMYDLPPEFHFGLLGWKGNGKEMWPNVDMQGQVPSYPGGLNLQHSIEYWLTLDLLSSNITRPCTAIRVQNSSEADVIFVPFFSSLSYNRHSRPPGKGKVSLNRILQDRVVEFLRSRHEWKISGGVDHVIVAHHPNSMLVARKKLSSAMFVLADFGRYRKKIANIEKDVIAPYKHIVKTLDANNSPSFGQRHILVYFQGEIYRKNGGTIRQELYHLLKDEKDVHFSFGSIKSNGVREAGRGMMSSKFCLYIAGDTPSSNRLFDAISSHCIPVIISDDIELPFEDILDYSKFCIFIPSSYAVRKGYLLNFLRGIKEDQWIKMWKRLKEFTKHFEYQYPSQPNDSVDMIWQVIARKLSYIQLKAHRHNRYRTS; via the exons ATGTCTTTGTTTATTGAAAAGAGCATGCTAGCATCCAGATTTCTATCTTGTCTAATGGCCATTTCGATTTCCGTCTTGATTGTTTCTTCATTGTCACTTGTCCAATTTGCTGATAATTCATTCATACCAAGTTCAGTGTATAGGTTAATTCTTGCTAATCCTAATTCTTCTCTATACTCAACCTCATGTGTAGAATCTAAAACCCCTTTTTTGCCTCTTGAAACATCATTTGAAAAAAACGCGAAAAGCCACAATACAACATCATATCAAGCATCCAGTTCTATTAGCAATTCAAGTGGATGTGATACTAAACAAGCTCTTCTTAGGGTGTATATGTATGACTTACCCCCTGAATTTCACTTTGGGCTATTAGGTTGGAAAGGAAACGGAAAGGAAATGTGGCCTAATGTTGATATGCAGGGTCAAGTACCCTCATACCCCGGTGGCTTAAATTTACAACATAGCATTGAATACTGGCTTACCCTTGATCTTCTATCGTCTAATATTACAAGACCATGCACTGCTATTAGAGTGCAGAATTCAAGTGAGGCCGATGTAATCTTTGTCCCATTCTTTTCGTCTTTGAGTTACAATAGGCATTCTAGGCCTCCTGGAAAGGGAAAGGTCAGTCTAAATAGAATACTACAGGATAGAGTGGTAGAGTTTTTAAGAAGTAGACATGAGTGGAAGATAAGTGGTGGGGTAGATCATGTGATTGTTGCTCACCATCCCAATAGCATGTTGGTTGCAAGAAAAAAGTTGAGCTCTGCAATGTTTGTGCTTGCAGATTTTGGAAGGTATCGAAAGAAAATAGCAAATATTGAAAAGGATGTGATTGCTCCTTACAAACATATCGTCAAGACATTAGATGCTAACAACTCACCCTCTTTTGGGCAACGTCATATATTAGTTTATTTCCAGGGGGAAATTTATAGGAAAAAT GGTGGAACAATCCGTCAAGAATTATACCACCTTCTCAAGGATGAAAAAGATGTACACTTTTCTTTTGGAAGCATAAAATCAAATGGTGTTAGGGAGGCTGGACGAGGAATGATGTCTTCCAAATTCTGCCTATATATAGCTGGAGATACCCCTTCATCCAACCGCTTATTTGATGCTATTTCTAGTCATTGTATTCCTGTAATTATTAGTGATGATATTGAGCTACCATTTGAAGATATTCTAGATTATTCCAagttttgcatttttattccttcTTCGTATGCTGTAAGGAAGGGATATCTTCTAAATTTCCTTAGAGGAATCAAGGAGGATCAGTGGATCAAAATGTGGAAAAGGTTGAAGGAGTTCACAAAACATTTTGAGTACCAATATCCATCCCAACCTAATGATTCAGTCGATATGATTTGGCAGGTAATTGCAAGAAAGTTGTCGTATATACAACTGAAGGCTCATCGCCACAATAGATATCGTACTTCATAG